Sequence from the Sardina pilchardus chromosome 15, fSarPil1.1, whole genome shotgun sequence genome:
GCTACAAGTTGGCAGCCCATGGCTACAGCACACTTCCAACACGCCGAGGCCTACTACACAACGTTTCAGAACTGCAAGCAAAGAGCTCCATCTAGCGACCAAATATAAGATTCTCTGATATAAAACCTTTTTGTACATCCCCAGACCTCCACCACCTGACTTTAAAATGAAGGCATGTGTTGTGGACTCGTGTTGAACAATTGCTTGCTTGAGACTCATCAGCACTATGTGACACGAAATGAAAATTGACAGAGGTGGCAGTCAgcttataggcctacacaaaacacgtgaagacagagagagagagagagagagagagagagagagagagagagagagagagagagagagagagagagagagagagagagagagagagagagagagagagagagagaggggtattaTATCTGAGGACAAAGGGGTATTTGCTGATAGGATACACATTGCCATTGTGAGGAAATGTATTTATCACAGGCGGCATGGAGGATGTTTGCAATGTTCCAAAGGATGGTGGGAGGATGTATTGAAACGTAAATTTGCAATGAATGTGTTAAATGGATTTTTATAGTGTATGTCTGGAGTGGATGAATCTCATTGTACTTaaatgcaatgacaataaagacattctattctattctattctaaattgGGAGCCTTATTGAGTCTAATTACATCCTCCTGTGCTCAGGAAAGTTGGGGAGTGGAAAGATACAGCAATGAGTCTGCTGTATAGGCAGTATTTTGGAAGACAATACTTGGAGTAATGTGTTAATACTGCAGATTACTTAATTAGCAATTCAAATATGACACTAACATAGCTCTGTAACTACCATCCACTTGCAGAATGGTCTTATGATTTAAGTAGGTAATTCCCCAAACTAAGTTGTCCATTAACATAATAAATTATAAAAGGGTCCAAAAACCAGTGTCCAATGAAATTGGTCACCAACACAGAAACTACATGGAGGGCATAAgatataatttaaaaaaaaatgctatgcTATATATGCTACACCTCTACACCATACTAAGCCAACgatatagcctactacaacTGAAAAAGgtgaaaacacaaaaaagaaaaagatctTTAGAAGAAAAGGGTGTCTGTGTGgaattacagtatatgcaggGTCTCATCAACCCCAGTGGAATTTACAGACCGACGGAACAACATATCTTCAGGCAAAGTGTCAAATCAAATAACTTTATTGAGATTGTGCAAGTCAGTACAGGTGACAGTGTTAGAACTCTGCTTGCTATGTTGCTTCAGGCAAAATAATTTACACACTTCTAATAAGGGTTTTTAATATTTAGTATACTTTTAAACTAGAAAgggatacacactcacacaactttTTAAATGGGTATACCTCAAAGTATGGCTTCTGCATGGTCTACATGAGGGAGGAGCAAGGATCAGCCTTCACTGAATGGATTTGTTTCAATTGTGTTCACCAATGACTCCCAAAATAATTTAATACACCATGTACACAAATCttttaaatgtaattaaaaatATTACTTCAGCATAAATCACTTATCCAGAGCAGTGATGGCACATCTTTTCTTCTTGGTCCTTCCTTGATCTTGGTCCTTACATCTACAGAAAATCCTCACAAAAAGGCTTTCTGTCGATGTAACTCACAATGGGAAAGTAATCTCTACTTTAAAAGCTTTCCTAGTAATCTTTGTACACGTGattaaaaacactttaattaaaATATGCATGGTTGAAGGAAATGCAAAAGGTGGTGGTTTCATAAAAATCATTCCAAATTGTGCAGTCTTGGTATTGCATTTAGATTACTGCATTACAGTTTCACCAACAGTACTACACTTCTAGGAAACCCGAGCATATAAAACAACAATGGACTGGCATTAAGGCTTAAATTAGAAACAGAATCAAAACAACAACCAGAGGCCTCTGGTCTCTACCTCAAACACAGTagggtgtgttagtgtgttgatGCATTAAGGTCAGGAGATACTCTCATCCCAGACTTCAGCGAGACTTTCCTCACTTTATAAAAATCACAgataaaaagcaaaaaaaaaatatcctgAAGGGACAGTgcaggaagaaaaacaaaaagaacaaacaacgTCATCATTCCCACATTCACAAATGGTTGTCACTAACACACATTGATTACTgcaaaaacatgcaaacatccaTCTGAAGCCTCCATACTAGTTTGCTGGCAGCACAACAGGTCGGAGTAAtacacatagatagatacatttgtatatatatttatatatatatatatagttttgCTTCTTTACAAAGAGCAAGAGGAAACCAAATCATTATccctacacacatgtacactcaaGCCaacaaagggggaaaaaaaagaaaataaaaaaaggtcataaaaaaaaaaaaaaaaaaaaaatagaattgcaTGATGCACTAGATTGTGTGCCACTCAGCAATTCAACGCTCCTCGTAAGAACTCTTGTATAGTAGTCATATGGAAAcctgaagagaagaaaagatatTCCATTAGACAaccttctttcaccaggaaagtcaagagagagaaaaaaaaaaaaaatcaactcaTTCAGGTCTCCCCCTTGGCCATAACAGCCAGGGTGGGGAGACCTGAACAGATGCTTTTGCCACACCTTCTGCTCACACTCACCTTCCTGACACAACTCAGTTGGAGTTCCTTTGCCGGACGTTCTTGTCCTTGTGGTTTGTGTCAGCATTGGTCTTCCTACGggagcacaaacaacaatagtaCATATTATGTGGGCTGGAGCCTTACATTGTGGCCTTCTTATACACAGGAGAACATTCATGCATTGTGTGTAATGCGAGCGAATCAAGTGATCGCATATCTTTAAAATGCTCAGCCGCAGGATTATGGCCGTAGAGAACGCTAATAGTGGATTATACTTACAATGGTGCAGATCCTGAGTCGTCATCTGTGTTTCCCCACAGAGGAGCACATtgaaatgagggagggagggagagaaagagagaaagagagagagagtgtgtgagattaAGATGATGATTACGGAGGCCACAGAGCTGTGAATATCGGAACACAGGATTTCCTTGTCCCAAACAAACATCTGGGTCTGTGTGAGcggagtgtgtgtccgtgctgCTAGCAGCTCCTTGCTGTCCAAATGAGGCCGCCCTTTCTTAGGCAGTCCTTAGCGCAAGTGTTTGTGGCAATAACATTAAGTTGTAGTGTCTATAATGACAGAAGACATCTACTTTGGCTTGGACAGAGCTGTGGCTTCTGTGCAAGTTCATCCACAGGGGATAAATGTGTGATTTAAAATTAAAAAGCTAATGGGTTGGGTAATCTAACCAAATCAGTTTCATAACATGCAACACTGACCTACAGCTGGCCTGTGGAAGCAACACGCCCCGCCCTTCCCTACTTCCTTGATTAGCAAAGCTGTGATGTTGGAGCAAGTgactctgacctctgacccttcaTTAAACTGCACCACTGTATTCAGCCGATTTAATGAGCATCCTTGCACTGATAGAAGACCACTGTTTCCATGCAAAGAGCACAGCaggaaaaacaaaccaaaaccaaacacaaaaacaaaaggaaccttatttttttttgcaagaaCAAGCGGTTAGAACTAAATGAAGTGCAGATGTGAGCTGAGAGGGAAATGAAGCATTCAGGGCATTGTGGAGGGCTGGGTCGGTCAGCTGGACGATTGACAGGACCGGTCATTTCGGCGGTCACAAGGCAGCCCCCAGTCCTTCGCCTGAGGCCACGGATTAGAGCGGACCGATGACACTGCAATTACCCGAGGCTGACACACGCATGCGCTTCAGAGCAGAGAGGATGCAGTCGGCATGCAATATGAGACACCGCCCTCacgagaaggggaaaaaaaaaaaaaaaactgctagAAGTTACATTCTTGGCCTCAGTAGCCAATTTCATTTGGAtgacattttattttgatgtgtgtgtttgctacacGATGCAGCACATCAAAACTTCTTTAACCCTTTCACTGGTACTGGGCAGCAAAGCTTACACCTTCAGATTATTATGGACTAGTTTATTATACAGAAATGTGTAGTGTATATATATTCCTTTCGATTTGTCcctcaaggaaaaaaaaaaaaagaattcgaCACCAGTGAAAGAGCTGTGCATTCACCACTGATTAAAGGCATATGGTTTAGGCTATGAAAAGCAGTGCATTCAGACCTCAACTCTCAAAGCgcattttctctatttttttgGCTCAATAAATGAATCTCATCAAAACCCACTCCAACCTGGCATGCAGTTCAGCACTTACCAAAACGTAAAACCAGCAGCAAACAGAGGAatacaagagtaaatcataaacgAAATACTAACAACTGACAAATCATGgaggaaaaaataaaacacattttcaataCAATAACGAATGTAAAAAATCTATAGGTAAGAAAAATGTACAAGATTAAACAGATTAAAAGGAAACCTCCAAAAACAAGTGCTATAGAGGAAGAGTAAGTCACACTGTTGTTTTGGGGGAGACAAGAGCACTTTAATAAGGAAATGTGAGATATCTACTGCAATGGTGGAGAGTgaggtttttttggggggggactAGGAGGGCCGCTGTCCTGGCTGCTTGAAGTGGAGGGAGCTATTCTACTTGTCCTTAGGATAGACTTTGGCGGACGGCTGGCGGCCCTTACCGTCGGTGATCTCGTCGGGCTTTCTCTTCTTCTCGTAGATGAAGATGATGGCGACGAGGACGATGACCTCAGCCACGATGCCCAAGAAGGGCCACAGGGCAGCCAGGCGGCTACGCACGCGCAGGTGGATCTTGGCCGAGGCCACGCCCAGCTCGTTCTGGCCCTGGCAAATGTAGTCGCCCATGTCGGTCTCCATGTTCAGTGTGGAGATGTACAGATAGGTCTTGTTGGGCTGGCTCTTGATCTCATACCGGTCGGTTCCATTGGCGATTGCCTAAAGTGCACAATTTTCCACATGATTCAACACTGCCAAAATCATTTTAAGGTCATGCCTGTTGATGGTCTAATATCACATTGAACGAGATTCATACCATGTTGCTACCATCTTCCTTGACCATGTACCACATCCAGTCAGTAGGTGGGGGGTAGCTATGGCTGACACAGGCCATCACTCCTTTATCATTCTCATTGCCATGCTCGGAGTCCTTGTAGGCCTTCACATGGGGAACAGCTACACGGAGAAGAAGTGCAGGTCAGACATGCCTTCCTACATGGACATGCTATTGCTATGCTCCCAAAATATACACGACATTTGTGCtgtgacctacagtactgtacatgcgtGTATGTGCTGCCTGCCACCAAGGACAGAGGACTTACTCTTCACTTCAATGGTGCTCTGGGAAATGGGGTCCGTCTCAAAGACGCAGGTGTACACACCTCCATCAGTGTTCCCAATGGTTTCGATGCTAGAAATGAGAGACCGTATGCAGAAAGAATTAGCCACCTACATGCTAATCACCTACAACCTGTTTTCCCCCTACATGCTGGTCAAGAGACAGCCTACACCGTAAGGCATAGCATGAGAGAGCTGCCGTAAGGCCATGCCATGTCCGACTCCACTGGGCTACACCAAGCTAAAAAGCCAACTCTATGATATCTCTACCCAAATGATTTAGCCCTTCTCCCTCCCATCGTTTCATTCGCTCACTCCTTCCATCCTTCacttcattcctctctctccctccagtcttcccccactcctctcttcgttcagctctctttctcacaggGATTCTTCTCGCTCTGATTTGTTGGGCAATTAGGGTCAGCGCAAGTGGACGGCTAGTGCTGCttaccacacccacacccaacgcccccccccccctccctcacaggGGCTACAGGCAAAGCTGCACGTCGGCCCTGTCCAGATTAGAGCAGCTCAAGCCGCGCTAGGCGCCACTGTGCAGCCCGCAGCGTTGCTGCTAATGGACACCAGAGTGGGCGTCTGTGCACGCAGAGGCTGTGAGGCTGTGGGGCCGTGGGGCCCaggggcggcagcagcagccagggagggtgggaggatgAGGAAGCACACGAGAGAAAGAaaccttccttccttcctcggccctccggctcgttcccactgatttataaggaacactggatagactattcgATTGTTGTCGCCCCATcgttctttatctagatcagtgtgaatgaggactgaggaaggaagggagcatagataaaaaaaaaaaagacgaatgagaggcacccagagaaagaaagagacaaggGTGGGGCGGGGGAAATacagggggaagagggggaagaaaaaaaaacggggctacagagagagcacaagaacgagagaagagaaaaagacaggtttctgcacacacacatgcacacacacacgcacacacaacataaatacACATCATCCCATGTCTGGTTTGCTCCCCAAGGTTGCATGTGTCAAACAGAGGGCTGTATTTAACTTCCCAGGACATAAATTAAGGACAGGGCAGCGCTCGCCACACCTACAAGGCTTGCCGTTTGCAGTGGCAGGAGGGAGGACCAATGTGAGTGTTACTTACGTGAACTGCGTGGTGCTGCCAGCGGATTCCGACCTGGTCTTCGTGATCACAGTGCCATCCTTCATCCAGTGGTTGCCCTTGATTGGAGAGGGTGGGTTGGTGATGTTGCAGGACAGGGTGGCACTGGTCTGGTTGACCACAGACTCAGGACTGGTCAAGATAGTGGCACCTGTGTGAGCACACGTGCACAGGGACAGAGACAAGAATTAGGAGGTCCAAGTCATCGATGGAAAGATCACCAGTCTAAGGAGGCCAGCTACGCCAATGGCAAGAAGCCTGGCAGCAGCTGCACATATCTAAAACCCTTTGGTGGAATTGGCAATCATGCAAAGAGACactatacaaaatacaaaatacactcTCTAGATGGCTAGATATTATTGAGCCTAATGTAGAAGCTTTGTTCATCACTCCACTACAAAGgccaacaaacaacacaatcacCCTTCACTGCAGCAGCTTAGGTCTATCTCTAGCTAAGGACAGACAAAGCACACTCCAAAGGGGACTCCCAACAACCACTAAAGAGACCGGAGAAGGTTGATGCTTGTAGGGCGAGGAACGGGAACTATGCTAAGAACCACAAGGAGGGAGAAGTGTAATGAACACAGGCAGTGGCAGCTCAGCCAGTAAGGCATGGAGAACCCACAGCTCAGAACATCAAAGAGGAGCAAGGTGCAGGATTGTTCAACAGAGGAATTTCAAAtagaagagggggggggcagtgggttaacatactgagagagagagcgagagagagcaagagggagagagagataaagaaagagagagagaaagagagtcccGTGGCTGCGTTTTGCCATAAGTCCAGTTGCCGTGTTCTTTACAGGAAAATCAGCTTTCCGATGGAAAAGAATTcaagtactgtacatattaaTCTCTATATATCAACCTAAATCTCTTTCTGATCAGACTTAGAAAACACACAAGCGGAAAGCTAAGCTAATCAGGCTGACATAATCTGGACACAGCATGACAAATACCCAACAACCTCTACTAGAAAGCAAATCTGATACAAATCATTTCCTGCTTTCCAAGGGTTATACAGGGGAAAATGGAGTACGGGGAAGGTAAGACTAGCAGAACTAGGCGAGGACTACTGGTGGGAAGGGCTATGGGTGGAgaactgggggaggggggtctcgATTCCCAGCCGAACTCCTGTAAGAGGAGGGCGCCTGGAACAATGGGGAGGTGGGTGGAGCAGAGGGCGGGTTCAAAGGGATGACGGACAGGAGCTAGAGCACTGGCCACCCTCTCGGTGGTGGACTGCCCGCAACCCCCGTGCCGTCACTCACTTTCGAACACTAAAACGTTCGCTTGGGAGCGGATCCACTTGATTTTGGGCGTCTTCCTCAGGTCGTTGCGGTCGGGGTCGTTCGAGGCACGGCACTCGTACGTGCCCGTGTCGTTGAGCGTGAGATTGGACATGTAAAGGGTGCTGGTGGCGTGGTGGATGTACGTGGCGTTGATCCGCACTTGGTCGTCGCGCGCCCCGTCAAACAGCTGGGTGTAGATCTCAGCCGGCTCCTCGCCCTCAACAAACCACCACTGCACCTCGGGGATGGGGTTGCCTATAACCTCGCAGTGCAGCTCCGCACTATCGCCTATTAATTTCATCTGGGACAGGGGCGACTTAATGAAGCCCGCTGGAAGTGACCACCCAAACACCCACAGTACACAACACATGCCCATTgattacatgtgtgtgagtcagtgcaATCATTTATACAGAagggtgtgattttttttaaatggatgaGGGGCAGATAACAAAACAGATGAAATGGaaaataagaaaagaaaagaaaaagaagagagaaacagattaTTAGTGAGTGAAAACAGACATGGCACACATTAGAAACAGACATGGTGTTCAGCTATCATGAAGGTCCCATTATACTTGCTGCTaacgacacatacacacgcatcatggctagggatgtaacgatgcatcgtgacacgaataaaaatcgatacaaatgcgtgacgattcgcaccggttgatagaaaaaatgaatcgcgatgagtcacgtgacttatgtcactaggtacggggcacagaacgagggaagacgacggtaggcaacaactttgaactagagtgtgtgtgtcagggttcgtatgggtgcttgaaatccttgaaaatgcttggattttaatgtggtgttttcaaggtttgaaaaagacatcatttatgaagttgttttgtttttgccacgcgttcgcgtccagtttgacgtgtctggattttccgataatgacagcaatcttgtgatgctgatattgacttttaatttctgtgcgtgtaaactagtctaagctactgtgcttgaacgaagttagctgtgacagactaacctactggttttcatcgttttaaccacaaagcctgtcgaccttaggtctactcaattgtttagttaacaccttgtcatttcgcgtttgtcccgccgttcacctccgtgcgccccatgtacatcagaacatatgtcgggatagccatctcactatgagaaaacgtatgacgatagtgctaagagattaacacgtttgcatgcttggtaaacatcagtcttgcacataatattgagctgatttttttagtggaaatggcttactgtagcattgtgctgatagatggaaaaagttgcctatttaaaggcacagtctgaattttaatcctagctctccatttagtgtgtgcacttgaacaactataatgatgtagcatataacagtactgccctacaaagcagaaaggcagtaactgcatttttggtcgaaaattagttattataattttcatgacatttaagttgttatgaagattgataagtaccaaaaataagctaatgtaaagttaaaaaaaaaaaataaacctccaataactgctacattaactacaaccataaggctaagcaacagcataactttaaaaaaaaaaaaaaaatcagcttgcactctgcatagttactgcctttttgctttgcagggcagagtagggcctgccatttattttaagaggagaggtgtaggacgtaatactttggaaggagagggagtggtgcaatttgattttctttggagcaacctcttcaaacagcatcaatatcaaaaaaaaaaaaaaaatcgtgataaaatcgtatcgtgaacaaaaaatcgtgatccatatcgagtcgtgagttgagtgtatcgttacatccctaatcATGGCTGCCATGCATATTCTGCGTTCGTTTGGTGTGTTGGCCGTGCACGTCGACACAAGATAACACGTTGCGTCCGCAAAATGCGAAGACATGCAGTATCATGCGTTTTGCCTGCGTTTGCTGCAGCAAATATATTGACAGGACGGTGCAGGTTGCATGTGTACGtttggtctaacagcaagtataactGAGACCTTACGCTACTTAAgtcatctttttattattattattattattaatcctTAGCCGTTTTTTCagttaaccaaagcgacttcaTGATTCTCCTTTTCATTCTTTTGAATGATGCAATGATACTGAACACCATGATGAttaagagggggaaaaaaagtatgAGTTCAAATGAAAATCATGAAGAAGCAATGCAATCC
This genomic interval carries:
- the LOC134101663 gene encoding basigin-like, which codes for MGMCCVLWVFGWSLPAGFIKSPLSQMKLIGDSAELHCEVIGNPIPEVQWWFVEGEEPAEIYTQLFDGARDDQVRINATYIHHATSTLYMSNLTLNDTGTYECRASNDPDRNDLRKTPKIKWIRSQANVLVFESE
- the bsg gene encoding basigin isoform X2, which encodes MRLLLGFVALSLCVYHADATTGATILTSPESVVNQTSATLSCNITNPPSPIKGNHWMKDGTVITKTRSESAGSTTQFTIETIGNTDGGVYTCVFETDPISQSTIEVKTVPHVKAYKDSEHGNENDKGVMACVSHSYPPPTDWMWYMVKEDGSNMAIANGTDRYEIKSQPNKTYLYISTLNMETDMGDYICQGQNELGVASAKIHLRVRSRLAALWPFLGIVAEVIVLVAIIFIYEKKRKPDEITDGSAPLKTNADTNHKDKNVRQRNSN
- the bsg gene encoding basigin isoform X1, whose protein sequence is MRLLLGFVALSLCVYHADATTGATILTSPESVVNQTSATLSCNITNPPSPIKGNHWMKDGTVITKTRSESAGSTTQFTIETIGNTDGGVYTCVFETDPISQSTIEVKTVPHVKAYKDSEHGNENDKGVMACVSHSYPPPTDWMWYMVKEDGSNMAIANGTDRYEIKSQPNKTYLYISTLNMETDMGDYICQGQNELGVASAKIHLRVRSRLAALWPFLGIVAEVIVLVAIIFIYEKKRKPDEITDDDDSGSAPLKTNADTNHKDKNVRQRNSN